One part of the Vibrio hyugaensis genome encodes these proteins:
- a CDS encoding NRAMP family divalent metal transporter, whose product MTTQTSINSSIPTSSHASENSWQKKAILSVAFLMATTSVGPGFLTQTAVFTNIYKIDMAFPVFASMFITFGIVMNLWRVVGVSGMRIQDIANKVKPGMGYVVGILLALGAVAFNFGNVSGSALGINVLTGVDTTWGALFTGVVGCLLFVVHNASKRMDQMARYLGLFMIILIAYVAMTSLPPMGETLSAAVMPTDMNSLLLPTLTIVGGAVGGYYTGAQRLVDIGLQGKENVPAIKTAAWAGISIAVVIRILLFLAVFGVIATGATLDSANPAADAFRQGAGDVGYFIFGLVLFVASITSVVGNSYMAISLIKTRFPVVARNEKTWCVGFIIITSLGTVTMNMPILLLMLAGLVNSIILPIVLGMVLVATRRKDIVGDYKHPVYLTLTGAAIVVVMAASSMTNISNFIAKFIG is encoded by the coding sequence ATGACCACACAAACCTCCATTAACTCGTCTATTCCTACTTCCAGTCACGCATCGGAAAATAGCTGGCAAAAGAAAGCCATTCTTAGTGTTGCATTCTTAATGGCAACCACTTCTGTGGGGCCGGGCTTTTTAACGCAAACCGCCGTCTTTACCAATATCTACAAAATCGATATGGCTTTTCCTGTTTTCGCATCCATGTTTATTACTTTTGGTATTGTGATGAACCTATGGCGCGTTGTGGGTGTTTCTGGCATGCGCATTCAAGATATTGCGAATAAAGTGAAACCGGGTATGGGTTATGTCGTCGGTATTCTTCTCGCGCTTGGTGCTGTTGCGTTTAACTTTGGTAATGTTAGCGGCTCTGCGCTCGGTATTAATGTCTTGACGGGTGTCGATACGACGTGGGGAGCGTTGTTTACTGGTGTAGTTGGCTGTCTATTATTCGTGGTACACAATGCCTCAAAACGAATGGATCAGATGGCTCGTTACCTAGGTTTGTTTATGATCATTTTGATTGCCTATGTTGCTATGACAAGCCTACCACCAATGGGAGAAACCCTCAGTGCTGCGGTAATGCCAACGGACATGAATAGCTTGTTATTACCAACGTTAACGATTGTGGGCGGTGCAGTTGGTGGATATTACACTGGCGCACAACGCTTGGTTGATATTGGCTTACAAGGTAAAGAAAACGTACCAGCAATCAAAACCGCAGCGTGGGCGGGTATATCTATCGCGGTGGTTATCCGTATTTTGTTGTTTTTAGCCGTGTTTGGTGTGATTGCGACTGGTGCGACGTTAGACAGTGCTAACCCAGCGGCGGATGCGTTCCGCCAAGGCGCGGGTGATGTAGGTTACTTCATTTTTGGCTTGGTATTGTTTGTTGCATCGATTACCTCGGTGGTCGGTAACTCATACATGGCGATTTCTTTAATTAAAACACGATTCCCTGTGGTGGCTCGTAACGAGAAAACATGGTGTGTCGGCTTCATCATTATCACATCGCTTGGCACAGTGACGATGAATATGCCAATTTTACTTCTCATGCTCGCTGGCTTGGTGAACAGTATCATTTTGCCGATTGTTCTCGGTATGGTGCTGGTGGCAACACGCAGAAAAGACATTGTTGGTGACTACAAACACCCAGTTTACTTGACGCTTACTGGTGCGGCGATTGTGGTGGTCATGGCGGCGTCGAGTATGACCAATATCAGCAACTTTATTGCTAAGTTTATTGGCTAA